A genomic segment from Nitrospira sp. encodes:
- a CDS encoding TraT complement resistance protein precursor encodes MAAGSFRWVLAGIFLSTGCAANVRDTDLLASNSVMLPPSTAKTVFLQNRNASDNQAMSLNDLGSRLGAKGYQVVQDPRAAAYVVLTNIVYCNQTKVELPVEDMVASGYGSGIGSSIMSGLHGLSGMASMAGPQGAVAGAAASMGLNAAEGIGNVVGNMFGGPSRPDANENINYACVADLQITEREKAGGTPSIVQPGTPPPPGIYQTRLAASVHQKKLDEQEATPLVQQRLSAAVAGHF; translated from the coding sequence ATGGCTGCAGGCTCTTTCCGCTGGGTCCTTGCCGGAATCTTCCTGTCGACCGGATGTGCGGCCAACGTCCGAGACACCGACCTGCTTGCCAGCAACAGCGTCATGCTCCCGCCCTCGACGGCGAAAACAGTTTTCCTTCAGAACCGCAACGCCTCCGACAATCAAGCCATGTCGTTGAACGACCTCGGGTCGCGCCTGGGTGCAAAGGGCTACCAGGTCGTGCAGGATCCTCGCGCAGCGGCCTACGTGGTGCTGACCAATATCGTCTATTGCAATCAAACCAAGGTGGAACTGCCCGTCGAGGACATGGTCGCAAGCGGGTATGGATCGGGAATCGGGTCTTCGATCATGTCCGGCCTCCATGGCCTGAGCGGCATGGCCAGTATGGCGGGACCGCAGGGGGCGGTCGCCGGCGCGGCGGCTTCAATGGGCCTGAACGCCGCAGAAGGAATCGGAAACGTCGTGGGCAATATGTTCGGAGGACCGTCCAGACCAGACGCCAACGAGAACATCAACTATGCCTGCGTCGCGGATCTTCAAATTACGGAACGAGAGAAAGCAGGCGGGACGCCCTCCATCGTGCAACCCGGCACACCTCCTCCTCCCGGTATCTACCAAACGAGACTGGCGGCCAGCGTCCACCAGAAGAAACTCGATGAGCAGGAAGCCACTCCGTTGGTCCAGCAGCGATTGAGCGCCGCCGTGGCAGGTCACTTCTAG
- a CDS encoding Molybdenum ABC transporter ATP-binding protein ModC produces MAAELAIDIVKTFPGRASIRARISYPVEASTVLILFGPSGSGKTTILRSIAGLEWPEEGTIRFVSRTWLDTASGIRVTPQDRHIGYMSQDYALFPTYTVAGNIGYGLGHLSVADRQRRVDEMVELFQLRGLGQAKPRELSGGQQQRVALARAVAPRPLLLLLDEPLSALDAPTRLHLRDELRSLLKKLALPSIIVTHDWAESLTLGDVMAVISAGEVLQVGAPIEVFSRPQNAEVARVVGVETVVKGRVVGSADGMLRVNVNGTTLTAIEAEPTGPEVFVCIRAEDVVLERGSAAASSARNHLSGTVTVVAALGALARVTIDCGFPLVAVVTRSTVEEFGLVSGLPVVAAIKAGAVHLVSRQGD; encoded by the coding sequence ATGGCCGCAGAATTAGCCATCGATATCGTCAAGACGTTTCCCGGTCGCGCATCGATTCGAGCGCGGATCAGCTATCCGGTTGAAGCCTCGACGGTCTTGATCCTGTTCGGCCCTTCCGGATCCGGCAAGACGACGATTCTCCGTTCCATCGCCGGGCTGGAATGGCCGGAAGAAGGGACCATCCGATTCGTGTCGAGGACCTGGCTGGATACCGCGTCGGGGATCAGAGTAACACCGCAAGATCGGCATATCGGCTACATGTCGCAAGACTATGCGCTCTTCCCTACCTATACGGTTGCGGGGAATATCGGGTATGGGCTAGGGCATTTGTCGGTTGCAGATCGGCAGCGCCGAGTGGATGAAATGGTCGAGCTGTTTCAGCTGCGCGGGCTGGGGCAGGCCAAGCCGCGAGAGCTGTCCGGCGGGCAGCAACAACGCGTCGCCTTGGCCCGGGCGGTGGCCCCGCGACCCCTGTTGTTGCTGTTGGATGAGCCCCTCTCGGCCTTGGATGCGCCGACGCGGCTGCATTTGAGAGACGAACTGCGGAGTCTTTTGAAGAAGCTGGCCCTCCCGTCGATCATCGTGACGCATGATTGGGCGGAATCACTGACCCTGGGCGATGTCATGGCGGTCATCAGTGCGGGCGAGGTCTTGCAGGTCGGGGCACCGATCGAGGTCTTCAGTCGCCCGCAGAATGCGGAGGTGGCGCGTGTGGTGGGAGTGGAGACGGTCGTCAAGGGGCGAGTGGTCGGTTCGGCGGACGGCATGCTGCGCGTGAACGTGAACGGCACGACGCTGACGGCCATCGAAGCGGAGCCCACAGGACCGGAGGTCTTTGTCTGTATCAGGGCGGAGGATGTCGTGCTGGAACGGGGATCGGCCGCCGCGAGCAGCGCGCGGAATCATCTTTCCGGAACCGTCACCGTGGTCGCCGCGCTCGGAGCCTTGGCGCGGGTGACGATCGATTGCGGCTTTCCTCTCGTCGCCGTGGTCACGCGCTCGACTGTGGAAGAGTTCGGGTTGGTTTCAGGCCTTCCGGTGGTGGCCGCAATTAAGGCCGGTGCGGTCCATCTCGTGTCGAGGCAAGGCGATTAG
- a CDS encoding Molybdenum ABC transporter permease protein ModB, translated as MNWVAIWVTFKLAGLTALILLLIGLPIAYWLSFSRWRWKFIVESVVALPLVLPPTVLGFYILVAIGPRSPFGRLYADLIGHPLPFTFDGLLLASVLYSLPFAVQPFSAAFEQVDRRLIEASWTLGVSKLRTFFKLIVPLSTAGLVTGVVLSFAHTMGEFGVVLMVGGNLEGVTRTVSIDIYDEVQALNYDAASQTALFLLVVSYLVLLAVYAVNRNVWAAWPQN; from the coding sequence GTGAACTGGGTTGCGATTTGGGTCACCTTCAAGCTGGCCGGTCTCACGGCGCTGATACTGTTGCTCATCGGTCTTCCCATCGCCTATTGGTTGAGTTTTTCACGGTGGCGGTGGAAATTCATCGTTGAGTCGGTGGTGGCACTGCCCTTAGTGCTGCCGCCGACCGTGCTCGGCTTCTACATACTGGTGGCGATCGGTCCGCGCAGCCCCTTCGGTCGGTTATATGCCGACCTGATCGGCCACCCCCTGCCCTTTACCTTCGACGGCTTGCTCCTGGCCTCCGTTCTCTACAGTCTGCCCTTTGCCGTGCAGCCGTTCTCGGCGGCCTTCGAGCAGGTGGATCGGCGGCTGATCGAAGCCTCCTGGACGTTAGGGGTTTCCAAACTCCGTACCTTTTTCAAGTTGATCGTGCCCCTGTCCACGGCCGGGTTGGTGACCGGAGTCGTGCTGAGTTTCGCCCATACGATGGGAGAGTTCGGCGTGGTGTTGATGGTCGGAGGCAATTTGGAAGGTGTGACGCGCACCGTCTCCATCGACATCTACGACGAAGTGCAAGCGCTGAACTATGACGCAGCCTCGCAGACGGCACTGTTTCTGCTGGTCGTTTCCTACCTGGTATTGCTCGCCGTCTATGCGGTCAATCGCAACGTCTGGGCAGCATGGCCGCAGAATTAG
- a CDS encoding Molybdate-binding domain of ModE: protein MKLSARNQFQGTVVKITEGQAMAEVVVKVGNLDVVAAITEGSVKNMGLKVNDSVTVAVKATEVMIGK, encoded by the coding sequence ATGAAGCTCAGCGCGAGAAATCAATTTCAGGGTACCGTCGTCAAGATCACCGAGGGCCAGGCCATGGCGGAAGTCGTCGTCAAGGTCGGCAATCTGGATGTCGTGGCGGCCATCACGGAAGGTTCCGTCAAGAATATGGGCCTCAAGGTCAACGACTCCGTGACCGTTGCCGTCAAGGCCACGGAGGTCATGATCGGAAAATAG
- a CDS encoding Molybdenum ABC transporter, substrate-binding protein ModA has translation MSIVNSMRMSGAACAILLVTLVAAVGGAWSLAAADELAVAAASDLNFAIKELIGEYEKQTGHRVKLSLGSSGNFYAQLQQGAPFDLYFSADIGYPKKLEEAGLTVPGSLYRYAVGRVVLWAPKSSPLDLSKGLTVLREPTIRKIAIANPKHAPYGRAAVAAMEHGQVYGDVKDKLVLGENISQAAQFIESGACDIGIIALSLALAPTMKRAGSYWQIPDDTHPPLEQGAVIVKESKNQDAARQFLAFMQGAQGQEIMTRYGFTLPN, from the coding sequence GTGTCTATCGTGAACTCTATGAGGATGAGTGGTGCTGCATGCGCGATTCTACTCGTGACCCTGGTCGCGGCGGTGGGGGGTGCGTGGTCGCTTGCCGCTGCCGATGAGCTTGCCGTGGCCGCTGCGTCCGATTTGAATTTCGCCATCAAGGAATTGATCGGGGAGTATGAGAAACAGACCGGTCACCGGGTGAAACTGTCGCTCGGTTCGTCCGGCAATTTTTATGCGCAATTGCAGCAGGGCGCGCCTTTCGATCTCTATTTTTCGGCCGATATCGGCTACCCGAAAAAATTGGAGGAGGCTGGCCTCACCGTGCCGGGGTCGTTGTACCGGTATGCGGTCGGGCGGGTCGTCTTGTGGGCGCCGAAGAGTTCTCCGCTCGATCTGTCGAAGGGGCTCACGGTTCTCCGCGAGCCCACGATCAGAAAGATCGCCATTGCCAATCCGAAACATGCGCCCTATGGCCGGGCGGCGGTCGCGGCGATGGAACATGGGCAGGTCTACGGGGATGTCAAAGACAAATTGGTCTTGGGCGAAAACATTTCTCAAGCGGCGCAGTTCATCGAGTCCGGTGCCTGCGATATCGGGATCATCGCCCTGTCCCTGGCGTTGGCTCCGACCATGAAGAGGGCCGGCAGCTACTGGCAGATTCCGGACGATACCCATCCTCCGTTGGAGCAGGGAGCGGTCATCGTGAAAGAGTCGAAGAATCAGGACGCAGCCAGACAATTTCTCGCATTCATGCAGGGAGCCCAAGGTCAGGAGATCATGACCCGGTATGGATTCACGTTGCCGAACTAA
- a CDS encoding phosphate-selective porin O and P: MSATLQSHTSSSCKRIPIQGVFCGLFFIMSAWLGGAETALAADTGKLVEKDGKHVFVESMDPATKLLLDRAAKQGIITQEEYAQVVRESEERTYLLQPSFKGWYDRGFNLSMNDNAFFLKIRFRTQLRYTQRFRNDAWRDPGDAKNFPELLGVFGDYRANRSDNEGSTFNVRRARLYFMGHLFNPDFKYYIQLAGETAENSQSPGSVRLLDMAFTSTHFPLFNLQFGQYKVYFNRAQINSTASMQFAERALVMDAFTASGLDRRDIGITLMNDEEVYPVNYYLGVFNGAGPSFNRIGGFFSEQPTEGCGGGTTGQNPFPSPAGCPSPQRNINANLRSDINALMYTARLNWNILGRPGYGEGDNVYSERPQMAVGGGISYNPSVNASSNSSYIGTDLANLNFRRQIAAFGNARQLGWGLVDYLTWAVDGVFKYRGFSLQGEFYFKNIDRHNKGLPCMNTACTLTAPSYLGNSTGWYVQTGYYLIPRYLEIAGRFAYWDPDTNAANDLVYQTDASVNWFLGGTYDHQIMVTYSNIQMGTGGYAIGRSAPLPPQSGTVPLDQRGGTLIENMIRVQYQIFF; the protein is encoded by the coding sequence ATGAGTGCAACGTTGCAAAGTCATACGTCGTCATCGTGCAAGAGGATCCCTATTCAAGGAGTTTTCTGCGGGCTCTTTTTCATCATGTCTGCGTGGTTGGGCGGTGCGGAAACCGCCCTCGCGGCGGATACGGGGAAGTTGGTCGAGAAGGACGGGAAGCACGTCTTCGTCGAGAGCATGGATCCTGCGACCAAGCTGCTGCTCGACCGCGCGGCGAAACAGGGGATCATCACGCAGGAAGAGTATGCGCAGGTGGTGAGGGAATCGGAGGAGCGGACCTACCTGTTGCAGCCGAGTTTCAAAGGCTGGTACGACCGGGGCTTCAACCTCTCGATGAACGACAACGCCTTCTTTCTTAAAATTCGTTTCCGAACCCAGTTGCGGTACACGCAGCGGTTCCGCAACGATGCCTGGCGGGATCCGGGAGACGCGAAGAACTTTCCGGAACTGCTGGGTGTATTCGGCGATTACCGGGCCAACCGCTCAGACAACGAAGGATCCACATTCAACGTGCGGCGCGCCCGTCTCTATTTCATGGGGCACCTCTTCAATCCGGACTTCAAGTACTATATCCAACTCGCGGGGGAGACGGCGGAGAACTCCCAGTCGCCGGGATCGGTCCGACTCCTGGACATGGCCTTTACGAGCACGCATTTTCCGCTCTTCAACCTTCAATTCGGCCAATATAAGGTGTACTTCAATCGGGCGCAGATCAATTCGACGGCGTCGATGCAGTTCGCCGAGCGCGCATTGGTGATGGATGCCTTCACGGCCAGCGGTCTGGATCGGCGCGATATCGGGATCACGCTCATGAACGATGAGGAAGTGTACCCTGTCAATTATTACCTCGGGGTGTTCAATGGCGCCGGACCGAGCTTCAACCGCATCGGTGGGTTCTTCAGCGAGCAGCCGACCGAAGGCTGCGGAGGAGGCACGACGGGGCAGAATCCGTTTCCTTCGCCGGCGGGCTGCCCCTCCCCTCAGCGGAACATCAACGCCAACTTGAGGAGTGATATCAACGCACTCATGTATACGGCACGTTTGAACTGGAACATTCTGGGAAGGCCCGGATATGGAGAAGGCGATAATGTGTATTCGGAGAGACCGCAGATGGCCGTCGGCGGCGGTATTTCGTACAACCCCTCTGTGAATGCGAGCTCCAATAGTTCCTACATCGGGACGGACCTTGCCAATCTCAATTTCCGACGGCAGATCGCCGCATTCGGCAATGCGAGGCAGCTCGGTTGGGGTCTCGTGGATTACCTCACCTGGGCGGTGGACGGAGTATTCAAGTATCGGGGGTTCTCGCTCCAAGGGGAATTTTACTTTAAGAATATCGATCGTCACAACAAAGGCCTGCCCTGTATGAATACCGCCTGCACGTTGACCGCACCGTCATATCTAGGAAACAGCACCGGATGGTACGTGCAGACAGGGTACTATCTGATCCCCCGCTACCTGGAAATCGCCGGTCGGTTCGCCTATTGGGATCCGGATACCAACGCAGCCAATGACCTTGTCTATCAGACCGATGCCTCGGTGAACTGGTTTCTCGGCGGCACCTATGATCACCAGATCATGGTGACCTACAGCAATATCCAGATGGGTACCGGTGGGTATGCGATCGGCCGCAGCGCGCCGCTTCCTCCTCAATCCGGCACGGTCCCGCTCGATCAGCGAGGTGGAACTTTGATCGAAAATATGATCCGTGTGCAGTATCAGATCTTCTTCTAG
- a CDS encoding Molybdenum ABC transporter, substrate-binding protein ModA, with product MGGQGLMWSSTRVVLCLAVLSLVVSVAGPAAARAGEPLVIAASPSLKGVLEQLAAGFERSHPDVRVKLHFNTGLAMRQGIAGMQNSMVGRYFIETGPIHLVAPGGDELIARLEMKYYVLPGTTRSYAKDQLVVVVPESLVEAPESLEALSRSTARLAIAEPGRTILGKQTHQALRALGFASSFAGRLDEATDSRGVVDHVLGGQADAGIVFGHEAVKERDRLRVVAIIKEGYQPEVHSMAMERYCPNRRLCEEFLAYIQSTEAQTAVRLAGYGLPGTGEDLKNHR from the coding sequence ATGGGAGGGCAAGGCCTCATGTGGAGTTCGACTCGAGTTGTGTTGTGTTTGGCGGTCTTGTCTCTGGTCGTGAGTGTGGCTGGTCCTGCCGCAGCAAGGGCCGGTGAGCCGCTCGTCATAGCGGCCTCGCCGAGCCTCAAGGGCGTGTTGGAGCAACTCGCGGCCGGTTTCGAGCGCTCTCACCCCGATGTGCGGGTCAAGCTCCATTTCAATACGGGATTGGCAATGAGACAGGGCATCGCAGGAATGCAAAACAGCATGGTGGGCCGTTATTTTATCGAGACCGGGCCCATCCATCTGGTCGCTCCGGGCGGCGATGAGCTGATCGCACGGTTGGAAATGAAATACTACGTGTTACCGGGGACAACACGATCCTATGCGAAAGACCAACTCGTCGTGGTCGTGCCGGAATCATTGGTGGAAGCACCGGAATCCCTAGAAGCATTGAGCCGGAGTACCGCCCGCCTGGCCATTGCAGAGCCCGGCCGTACCATCCTTGGGAAGCAAACACACCAAGCGCTCCGCGCGCTGGGATTTGCATCCTCGTTCGCGGGGCGGCTGGATGAAGCCACCGATTCACGAGGAGTCGTGGACCACGTACTCGGTGGGCAGGCTGATGCAGGGATCGTCTTTGGGCATGAGGCGGTCAAGGAGAGGGACCGGTTGCGGGTGGTCGCGATCATCAAGGAGGGATATCAGCCGGAGGTGCACTCGATGGCCATGGAACGATATTGCCCCAATCGGCGTCTGTGCGAGGAGTTTCTCGCTTATATTCAAAGCACCGAGGCTCAGACCGCCGTCCGCTTGGCCGGGTATGGGTTGCCAGGAACCGGAGAGGATTTGAAGAACCATCGCTGA
- a CDS encoding Transcriptional regulator of molybdate metabolism, Xre family, with the protein MGEKNKAEPTSNVVNSLRALRMAKGLSQGQLADGALVTRQAVCAIEANQYLPTTAVALRLASVLGCHVEDIFSLKTTGELIDGLWVRHGTAVLTIQPRTRVKVAKVEDRFIVRPVAALGEVLNYTVPADGLVIGRSGGGTRSSKSDQIVRVRLLRERQLIEQEIAVAGCDPAINLASEYLRRHKDASTVVGWTMGSAAALDALKRKEVHMAGLHILDVKTGESNLPYLRRHLQGDDYIVVTFAAWEEGLIVGAGNPKRIRGVEDLARPNVMIVNREEGAGARMLLEQRLSALGIKGPELKGYGSCVSSHFEVARHIAERQADVGIGIRSAAQIFGLDFIPLQQARYDLVFPKRYLAGHPGLTHLLDAIASRQFRTEVEALGGYDMTETGKVRSLRAG; encoded by the coding sequence ATGGGAGAAAAAAACAAAGCCGAGCCCACTTCGAACGTCGTCAATTCCCTGCGCGCCCTGCGGATGGCCAAGGGCCTCTCTCAAGGTCAACTTGCCGACGGGGCCTTGGTCACGCGGCAGGCCGTCTGTGCCATTGAAGCCAATCAATACCTCCCGACGACCGCGGTCGCGTTGCGGCTTGCCAGCGTGCTGGGTTGTCACGTGGAGGATATCTTCAGTCTCAAGACGACCGGCGAACTGATCGACGGCCTGTGGGTGCGGCACGGCACAGCCGTTCTCACGATCCAGCCTCGCACGAGGGTCAAGGTAGCCAAGGTCGAAGACCGGTTTATCGTCCGTCCCGTCGCAGCCTTGGGAGAGGTGTTGAATTATACCGTTCCCGCAGACGGATTGGTCATCGGGAGAAGCGGGGGAGGCACTCGTTCGTCCAAGTCCGATCAAATCGTACGCGTGCGTCTTCTGCGTGAGCGGCAGCTCATCGAGCAGGAGATCGCAGTCGCAGGCTGCGATCCGGCCATCAATCTGGCGAGCGAGTACCTACGTCGTCATAAAGATGCCTCGACGGTCGTCGGTTGGACGATGGGAAGCGCGGCGGCGCTGGACGCCCTCAAACGCAAAGAAGTCCACATGGCGGGGTTGCACATCCTGGACGTCAAGACGGGGGAATCGAACCTGCCCTATCTGCGGCGTCACCTGCAGGGAGATGATTATATCGTGGTGACCTTTGCGGCCTGGGAAGAAGGCCTGATCGTCGGGGCCGGCAATCCCAAGCGGATACGTGGGGTGGAGGATCTGGCGCGTCCGAACGTGATGATCGTGAATCGGGAAGAGGGCGCCGGAGCGAGGATGCTCCTGGAGCAGCGGTTGTCGGCCTTGGGAATCAAGGGGCCTGAATTGAAGGGTTATGGGTCATGTGTGAGTTCTCACTTCGAGGTTGCGCGACATATCGCGGAGCGCCAGGCCGATGTCGGGATCGGGATACGATCCGCCGCCCAGATTTTCGGGCTCGATTTCATTCCCCTGCAGCAGGCCCGGTATGATCTTGTGTTTCCGAAACGCTATTTGGCCGGCCATCCCGGTCTCACCCACCTACTCGATGCCATCGCCAGCCGGCAATTCCGGACGGAAGTCGAGGCTTTGGGCGGATACGACATGACGGAGACGGGAAAGGTGCGCAGTCTGCGGGCAGGGTAA
- a CDS encoding Phosphate-selective porin O and P produces MRTFGMAISFVFAAALLSAAPAPAVEEGQLVKKDGKWEYVSTEDPGLKYLYLKGIITQQEYERGLKVLETKEYAAKPNYSIDVNNGLNIRVGSKFLLKMRLLTQVRYTYHTYNEGWATIGDSRNPEVLGGQVEFRAVRKQSNTSDFTVPRARLQFLGYAFDPDLRYNFSVAFEQTEWDQEGGSGRASILDAYVSSWHIPWATIQVGQQRVWFNRALISSMATSSFADNLIVQNAFAANQVNRRDIGINILSDEDQYKFNYAVGVYNGTGRNLAEEGVAVSQALPNNNSIPAAQRRTFNYDTRFLTGEMMYTVRLLYKVSGNPGYGQGDILNSRTPQIALAAGYAYNPAQNYLSSIRSDIVDRYYRQQVAKNFNGRLLGGGVYDFQTYEVDVIAKYQGWSLQAEGYYRHQRVRSHDSGTIAFDPTTVPIGPQVELGQAYGWYVQAGKYIIPRKLELAVRYGFMDPSTRQTHDLTKEFGVALNYSFDGTYNNRLIIDYTNFTIGSGGSAPDRAPFESLPGFGRDLVENRINVQYQFYF; encoded by the coding sequence ATGAGAACGTTCGGTATGGCCATATCGTTCGTCTTTGCGGCAGCCCTGCTTTCAGCGGCACCGGCACCAGCCGTCGAGGAAGGGCAGCTCGTCAAGAAGGACGGCAAGTGGGAGTATGTCTCGACGGAAGACCCCGGACTGAAATACCTCTATCTCAAAGGCATCATCACACAGCAGGAGTACGAGCGTGGTCTCAAGGTCCTTGAGACGAAAGAATACGCGGCGAAACCGAACTACAGCATCGACGTCAACAACGGACTGAACATTCGAGTCGGCTCGAAGTTCTTGCTGAAGATGCGGCTGCTCACTCAGGTGAGATACACCTACCACACCTATAATGAAGGATGGGCGACGATCGGTGATTCCAGAAACCCGGAGGTTCTAGGAGGACAGGTCGAATTCAGAGCTGTCAGAAAGCAGAGTAACACCAGTGATTTCACGGTACCCCGAGCCAGACTCCAATTTCTGGGTTACGCGTTCGATCCCGACCTTCGGTACAATTTTTCTGTCGCCTTTGAGCAAACCGAGTGGGATCAAGAAGGCGGCAGTGGGCGAGCCAGCATTCTCGATGCGTATGTCTCTTCCTGGCACATTCCCTGGGCGACGATCCAGGTCGGGCAACAGCGGGTGTGGTTCAACCGCGCGCTCATTTCTTCGATGGCGACGTCGTCTTTTGCAGACAATTTGATCGTGCAGAACGCCTTCGCCGCCAACCAAGTGAACCGACGTGACATCGGCATCAATATCTTGAGCGATGAAGATCAGTACAAATTCAACTATGCCGTCGGCGTCTACAATGGCACCGGTCGAAATCTGGCGGAGGAAGGCGTCGCCGTCAGCCAAGCATTACCCAACAACAATAGTATTCCCGCTGCCCAGCGGCGCACCTTCAACTATGACACGCGCTTTCTTACAGGCGAAATGATGTACACCGTCCGCCTCCTCTATAAAGTCTCCGGCAATCCTGGGTATGGCCAAGGAGACATTCTGAATTCCCGCACTCCGCAAATCGCCCTTGCGGCTGGGTATGCGTATAACCCCGCGCAGAACTATCTCAGCTCGATCCGATCCGATATCGTCGATCGCTACTATCGCCAACAGGTAGCCAAGAACTTCAACGGGAGGCTGCTTGGGGGAGGCGTGTATGATTTCCAGACCTACGAAGTGGATGTCATCGCTAAGTATCAGGGATGGTCATTACAAGCGGAAGGTTACTATCGTCATCAACGTGTGCGTTCCCATGACTCAGGCACCATCGCCTTCGATCCGACAACCGTGCCGATCGGCCCGCAAGTCGAGTTAGGACAGGCCTATGGATGGTACGTCCAGGCCGGCAAATACATCATTCCACGGAAGCTCGAATTGGCCGTACGCTATGGCTTTATGGATCCGTCAACGAGACAGACGCACGACCTCACCAAGGAATTCGGCGTCGCGCTGAACTACAGCTTCGACGGCACATACAACAACCGCCTGATCATCGATTACACGAACTTCACGATCGGCAGCGGAGGCAGTGCTCCCGACCGTGCCCCATTTGAATCGCTGCCGGGATTCGGACGCGACCTCGTCGAAAATCGAATCAACGTGCAGTACCAATTCTACTTCTAG